The following are encoded in a window of Nocardia sp. BMG111209 genomic DNA:
- a CDS encoding GtrA family protein — MDEQQVATDLKTQLVRFVLSGGFSAIIDYGLYVLLGMAGLPVAAAKSVSFVAGTTTAYLINRRWTFRAEPSRKRFLAVVVLYAVTFAVQVGINQLLYFTLEDQWWRKPLAFVIAQGTATVINFVVQRAVIFKLR, encoded by the coding sequence ATGGACGAGCAGCAGGTCGCCACGGACCTGAAGACGCAACTGGTGCGGTTCGTACTGTCGGGCGGTTTCTCCGCGATCATCGACTACGGGCTGTACGTGCTGCTGGGCATGGCCGGACTGCCGGTGGCGGCGGCCAAATCGGTCAGCTTCGTCGCGGGCACCACAACGGCCTACCTGATCAACCGGCGCTGGACCTTCCGGGCCGAGCCCAGCCGCAAGCGTTTCCTGGCGGTCGTCGTGCTGTACGCGGTGACCTTCGCCGTGCAGGTGGGGATCAACCAGCTCCTCTACTTCACGCTCGAGGATCAGTGGTGGCGCAAGCCGCTGGCCTTCGTGATCGCCCAGGGCACCGCCACAGTGATCAACTTCGTGGTGCAGCGCGCGGTGATCTTCAAACTGCGCTGA